The following are encoded in a window of Mycobacterium decipiens genomic DNA:
- a CDS encoding aminotransferase class I/II-fold pyridoxal phosphate-dependent enzyme, which translates to MPVQHILAGSGAAAIAASVEDAISRGALAPGDALPPVRELAAQLGVNANTAAAAYRLLRDRGAVETAGRRGTRVRDRPATTPRSLLGLDVPAGVRDLSTGNPDPALLPTADARSPQSGSRPTPLLYGQPAMSPELVAYTRAALRVDGVPADHVAVTSGALDGIERALVANLRPGDRVAVEDPGWANLLDLLAALGLSVESLRVDDDGPLVSDLARTLDRGVRAVVVTTRAQNPTGAALTADRAAALRSLLAGRAEDLLLVEDDHCAGIAGAPLHPLAGSTNRWAFVRSASKAYGPDLRLAVLVGDQRTVERVHGRLRLGPGWVSHLLQDLAVSMWSDEASTRLIRRAEERYTDNRARLRAALAARGVTAYGRSGLNVWVPVSDETVAITRLLNAGWAAAPGTRFRIHTSPGMRITIADLTTDETDSLADAVAEAVHGAGRRSV; encoded by the coding sequence GTGCCAGTACAACACATCTTAGCGGGGTCGGGTGCCGCGGCAATAGCCGCCAGCGTGGAGGACGCCATCTCGCGGGGTGCCCTGGCGCCCGGCGATGCGCTGCCGCCGGTCCGCGAACTCGCCGCCCAGCTCGGGGTGAACGCCAATACCGCCGCCGCGGCCTATCGCCTGCTGCGCGATCGTGGGGCGGTCGAAACCGCGGGACGGCGCGGTACCCGAGTGCGGGACCGGCCGGCGACCACGCCTCGGTCCCTGCTCGGGCTTGACGTCCCCGCAGGTGTGCGCGACCTGTCGACCGGCAATCCGGACCCTGCGCTGCTACCCACCGCAGACGCGCGATCTCCGCAATCCGGTTCTCGCCCAACACCGCTGCTGTATGGGCAGCCGGCAATGTCGCCAGAGCTGGTCGCATACACCCGCGCCGCGCTGAGGGTGGATGGCGTCCCGGCCGATCACGTCGCGGTGACCAGCGGGGCGCTGGATGGTATCGAGCGCGCGCTCGTCGCTAACCTGCGTCCGGGTGACCGGGTGGCCGTCGAAGATCCGGGCTGGGCTAACCTGCTTGATCTTCTTGCGGCGCTGGGACTTTCGGTTGAGTCGTTGCGGGTCGACGATGACGGGCCGCTGGTTTCCGACCTCGCCCGAACGTTGGACCGCGGTGTGCGGGCAGTCGTCGTTACCACTCGTGCGCAGAACCCGACCGGCGCGGCGCTAACCGCCGATCGCGCCGCGGCGCTACGCAGCTTATTGGCCGGCCGGGCCGAGGACCTGCTGCTCGTCGAGGACGACCACTGCGCCGGTATCGCCGGCGCGCCGCTACACCCGCTGGCGGGCTCGACCAACCGCTGGGCTTTCGTGCGGTCCGCATCAAAGGCGTACGGCCCCGACCTGCGGCTCGCCGTCCTCGTCGGAGATCAGCGCACCGTCGAGCGGGTGCACGGACGTCTTCGGCTCGGGCCGGGTTGGGTGAGCCACCTATTGCAAGATCTCGCGGTCAGTATGTGGTCCGATGAGGCGTCGACGCGCCTCATCCGCAGGGCCGAGGAGCGTTACACGGACAACCGCGCGCGACTACGCGCTGCGTTGGCCGCGCGCGGCGTCACCGCGTACGGCCGATCCGGGCTGAACGTATGGGTGCCCGTATCCGATGAGACGGTCGCGATCACCCGACTGCTCAACGCGGGCTGGGCCGCGGCTCCGGGAACACGGTTCCGGATTCACACCTCGCCGGGGATGCGCATCACCATCGCGGACCTGACGACCGACGAGACCGATTCACTGGCTGACGCGGTCGCCGAGGCGGTGCACGGCGCCGGTCGTCGGAGCGTCTAA
- the treZ gene encoding malto-oligosyltrehalose trehalohydrolase, whose protein sequence is MPEFRVWAPKPTLVHLDVDGAVHAMTRSDDGWWHTTVAARADARYGYLLDDDPTVLPDPQSARQPDGVHARSQLWEPPGAHDAAWTDADWPGRSVEGAVIYELHVGTFTAAGTFDSAIEKLDYLVDLGIEFVELMPVNSFAGTHGWGYDGVLWYSVHEPYGGPDGLIRLVDACHTRGLGVLIDAVFNHLGPSGNYLPRFGPYLSSASNPWGEGINIADAGSDEVRRYIIGCALRWMRDFHVDGLRLDAVHALVDTTAIHILEELADETRWLSRQLGRPLSLIAESDLNDPRLIAPPEEGGYGITAQWNDDIHHAIHTAVSGERQGYYADFGSLATLAHTMRNGYFHAGTYSSFRGRRHGRPLDTSRIPASRLLAYTCTHDQVGNRALGDRPSQNLTGGQLAIKAALALGSPYTAMLFMGEEWGASSPFQFFSSHPEPELALATAEGRRAEFAEHGWDADDIPDPQDPRTFLRSKLDWGEPDSGEHARLHRLYRDLIAVRRTEADLADPWLDHLVVDYDEEQRWVVMRRGRLIIACNLGTEATSVPVSGELMLAWDSPIIGDRSTELPAHSFAILRAVDLLRQ, encoded by the coding sequence ATGCCTGAATTCCGGGTGTGGGCACCCAAACCCACGCTGGTCCACCTCGACGTCGACGGCGCAGTACATGCGATGACCCGCTCCGACGACGGATGGTGGCACACGACCGTGGCGGCACGGGCGGATGCCCGCTACGGATACCTGCTCGACGATGACCCCACCGTGCTTCCCGACCCGCAATCAGCCCGGCAACCCGACGGGGTACACGCACGCTCCCAGCTGTGGGAGCCGCCCGGGGCGCATGATGCGGCCTGGACCGACGCCGACTGGCCCGGGCGGTCGGTCGAGGGCGCGGTGATCTACGAGCTGCACGTCGGTACCTTCACTGCGGCAGGAACTTTCGACTCCGCTATCGAAAAGCTGGACTACCTGGTCGATCTCGGCATCGAATTCGTCGAGCTGATGCCGGTCAATTCCTTTGCCGGAACCCACGGCTGGGGATATGACGGTGTGCTGTGGTACAGCGTGCACGAACCCTACGGCGGTCCCGACGGCCTGATCCGGCTCGTCGACGCATGCCACACTCGCGGTTTGGGTGTGTTGATCGACGCGGTGTTCAACCATCTCGGTCCGTCGGGGAATTACTTGCCGCGGTTCGGCCCGTACTTGTCCTCGGCCAGCAATCCGTGGGGGGAAGGCATCAACATCGCCGACGCCGGCTCCGACGAGGTGCGCCGCTACATCATCGGCTGTGCGCTGCGCTGGATGCGCGACTTCCACGTCGACGGCTTGCGGCTGGACGCCGTGCACGCGCTGGTGGACACTACCGCCATCCACATCCTCGAGGAACTCGCCGACGAGACCCGCTGGCTGTCGAGGCAGTTGGGCCGTCCGTTGTCGCTGATCGCCGAAAGCGACCTCAACGACCCGCGGTTGATCGCCCCGCCCGAGGAAGGCGGCTACGGGATCACCGCGCAATGGAATGACGACATCCACCACGCCATCCACACCGCGGTATCCGGCGAGCGCCAAGGCTACTATGCGGACTTCGGCTCGCTGGCCACTCTCGCCCACACGATGCGCAACGGCTACTTCCACGCTGGCACGTATTCGTCGTTCCGGGGACGGCGGCACGGGCGTCCGTTGGACACTTCCAGGATCCCGGCCAGCAGACTGCTTGCCTATACCTGCACCCACGACCAGGTCGGCAACCGCGCCCTCGGAGACCGTCCGTCCCAGAATCTGACCGGCGGCCAGTTGGCGATCAAAGCCGCGCTGGCCCTCGGGTCACCCTATACCGCAATGCTTTTCATGGGCGAGGAGTGGGGGGCGTCGAGCCCGTTTCAGTTCTTCAGCTCACATCCAGAACCCGAACTCGCACTCGCCACCGCCGAGGGGCGCAGAGCGGAGTTTGCCGAACACGGTTGGGACGCCGATGACATTCCCGACCCGCAAGACCCGCGGACATTCCTGCGCTCCAAGCTGGACTGGGGCGAACCGGACTCCGGCGAACACGCCAGGTTGCACCGCCTTTACCGCGATCTGATCGCCGTGCGGCGCACCGAGGCCGACCTGGCTGACCCCTGGCTGGACCACCTGGTTGTCGACTACGACGAAGAGCAACGCTGGGTCGTGATGCGCCGCGGCCGGCTGATCATCGCCTGCAACCTCGGCACCGAGGCGACAAGTGTCCCGGTCAGCGGTGAGCTGATGCTGGCCTGGGATTCGCCGATCATCGGTGATAGAAGCACTGAGCTTCCTGCCCACTCGTTCGCGATACTGCGGGCAGTGGATCTGTTGCGCCAATGA